The Candidatus Syntrophosphaera sp. genomic interval AGAGCTATGACGTTTCGGAATTTGTGCCGATCCACAATGCCAAAATAATGTACAACAACAGCATGGTCACCAATGGCGGCAACCAGGTCCTGGATCCCGGCGAAACGGCCGGTTTCACGATCACAGTCAGCAATATCGCCCCCACCGGGGTGAGCGACATCTGGGGACGCCTGTACAGCCTGAACGACCTGGTTTCGGTAACCGACCACACCGCCTACTTCGGAGACCTGCTGCACAACGTCCAGGTGACTCCCTCCACTGATATGTTTGAGATCTACGGACGCCCCATGCTCCTGCCGGGAATGGTCATTCCCATGCAGCTCAAGCTTTATAACGACGCCGGCTTCGTGCAATGGCTCGATTTCTCGATCACGGTTGGCGTGGTGACGGTTGGCGATCCCCTGGGCCCGGATGCCTACGGCTATGTTATCTACGACGACCAGGACACCAGCTATGAGGACTGCCCGGTCTACGACTGGGTGGGAATCGCTCCGGCCGAGGGCGGACTGGGAACGGCCCTGGCGATCTCGGACAGCTACAATTCTGGCGATGAGGGAGACCAGGTTGGCGCCCAATCTCTGGCAGTTGTGGACCTGCCCTTCCCCTTCCAGTTCTACGGCGTCATCTACAACCAGATCACGGTCTGCTCCAACGGCTTCCTTGCCATGGGAGTTTCCGAGAATGCCGAATTCCGCAACTACCGTATCCCCGGCCCGATGGGGCCCAACCCCATGATCGCGGCTTTTTGGGATGACCTGGCCACCCACGCCGGGAGCGGGATCTACACCTGGTTCGACCGCAACAACCACGCCTTCGTTATCGAATGGTACAACATGAAGAGCGGTTACAACGGCTCCAGTCCGGAAACCTTCCAGATCATCCTGTACGACCAGTCGGTGCACTCCACCTCCCTGGGCGACGGACCGATCAAGATCCAATGGCACACTTTCAACAACGTCAATGCCTCCACCAGCAACTACAACCATGGCTGCTATGCCACGATCGGGATCGAGGACCACACCGGCATGGTGGGGCTCGAGTATTCCTACGGCAATCTGTATCCCACTGCCGCTTCGCCACTGGGCCACCAGCGCGCCATCTACATCACCAACGTTCCCATCTACCACTACGAGGCGCACGTCATCCTGGGCGAAACCTACATCGAGGATGAGAACGGAAATGGCGTCTGCGAGCCAGGGGAGACCATCGAACTCGGAGTGCAGTTGCTCAACATCGGCAATTTGACCGCGGAAAACGTTTCTGCCACCCTCTCCACGGACAATCCCCACATCACGATGCTGAACAACAGCTCCGAGTATTTCCCGCTGGAGGGAGACCAATTCGGCGTAAACCGCACACCTTTCGTGTTTAGCGTCGCGCCCAACTGCCCCAATGGCACGGTGGTCGATTTCAACCTGGAGATCACCAACAACGACGTCGTCTGGAACCGTTCCTTCAGCCTCCGCGTGGACGCTTCCGTGCTGACCTACCATTCATTCATGATCAATGACGCGGATACCAATTTCAACGGCATCATCGATCCCCTGGAAACCGTGAAGCTGGTCATCAACCTGAACAACCACGCCGATGTCCAGGCGCGTGACGTTTTCGCCACCCTCAGCACCTCCAGCAGCGATGTGATCATCTCCGACCCCATCATCATGCATACGGAGATCGCGGCCAACGTCATCATGCAGTTCGAATTTGAGCTCCAGTTCGTGGGAACGGCTGCCCTGGGGGATTATGTCCCCTTCCAGTTCAACGTTTCCATCTCCAACGGGCTGCCCATGAACACCAATCTGATGATACCCTACAACATGGCGACGATATTCAACGATTTCGAGACCAACAACGGCAACTTCATCTCCGAGATCGGCTGGGTGTGGGGAACGCCGACCCAGGTTACGCCATTCTCGGGAACCAAGCTTTGGGCTACCACCCTGAGCGGCAACTATCCCGATTTTGCCAACTATACCCTGGTTACGCCGATCTTTGCCCTGGAAGCCGGAGCCGTGCTCAGCTTCAAACACAGATACGGTTTCGAGGCCGGCTACGACGGCGGCAACATCAGCATCTCCACAAACAATGGCGATACCTGGACGACGCTGACGCCCGTGGGAGGATATCCCTATTCCAGCCTCACCGGCCTGAGCGGCCAGCCCGGTTACTCGGGAAGCATCTCCAATTGGGAAACGGTGTCGGTGAATCTGAACAACTACGCCGGCCAGCTCATCATGCTGCGCTTCCGCATGGGTTCCGACGGTGCTACCAATAACATCGGCTGGTTCATCGACAACTTCGAGCTCAGCAATGTGAACCAGAAAACCGGATACATCCACGGCACCGTGATCCCAGCCTCTTCCGCGCCGGTGACGGATGTTCTGGTGACCTCGGACAACCACTTTGCCACCCATCCCAAGGCGGATGGCAGCTACAGGCTCTATCTGCCCAACGGCACCTATTCCGCAACGGCATTGCTCTATTACCATCAGCCCGCCAGCATCAACAACATCCAGATATCTCCCAATGATCCTGTGCACCTGGCGGATTTCACCCTCATCTACCTGCCCGAGCCCACCGAAGCCAGTTTCGACGTCGACAACGACACCGGGCTGGTTACCCTGAATTGGACAGAGCCTTACGATCCGGTGCTGCCGGTGATGACCTACCATGTCTACCGGAAATTCGATTCCGGCCCCTTCGACCTGGTCCAGCAGACCACCTCCACCTCCTACAGCGAGGCCATCGCCCTGGAAGGCAGCTACAAGTACTATGTCTGCGCCGTTTATCTCAATAATGAAGGCGCGCCCAGCGACACCCTGGCTTTCCTGTTCCCCTTCATCCCTTCCAATTCGGAAGAGCCGACACCCGGACTGGTGACCAGGCTGAACAACAACTATCCCAACCCCTTCAATCCCAGCACCAGCATTTCCTTTGACCTGGCCAGGGCTGGGAACGTGAAACTGAGCGTCTACAACGTCAAGGGCCAGCTCGTCAGGGTCCTGGCCAACGGCCCTCTCAATGCCGGCTCCCACAGGCTGGTCTGGGACGGGCGCGACGGCAAAGAGCGCAGCGTCTCCTCGGGAGTGTATTTCTACCGCCTGGAGACCAAGGACTACAGCTCCACCCGCAAGATGCTGATGCTCAAATAGTTATCTGACAATGAATTAACCCATATAATCTCCTCTGTACTGGTTGAGTTAGCGAGCCCCGGAAATGCCTCCGGGGCTTTTTTTAAGCTCTCTTTCAAATCGAGTGGGTGATTGGAGCGTCAAATCCGGATGCCCAAGCAGCGGGTTGCTGATCTCCCATTTGGCAAAGGCAGCAAGGCTGCTTTCAGAAGCGGTCTTTGACCGCTGTGGCAAATCGGAATTTGCCACCCCTTCAATCTGCGTCTGAACATCTGACCCACTTGGTTTGAAAGAGAGCCATTTAACATGCATCAGCCATGCCGCCAACCCGTTGTTCGGTAGACCTTTCCAGTATTTGAGCAATAATTAGCTTGACACAGATTAAGATGCCTCAAATGTGGTTTTTCATATTTCCAATTTAAGGGAGGAACGATGAAAAGACTTGTTTTGCTATGCGCGCTGCTCACCGCGGCTTGTTTATCCTGGGCGACCATTGGCGATTTTTACGACTTCAATGCCACCACCCAAACCTACACCGCCATCACTGGAACTCAAGTGACTTCGGTGCAAGGGGACGATCAGCTTTCCGAACCGATCGACATCGGTTTTGATTTTACCTATGGACTGCAAAGTTTCTCGCAGATCATGATCTCCTCGAACGGCTGGGTGGGATTGGGCACCAATTTCTCTTCCAGCATGCTCGGAAACCAACTGGCGTCAACGCAGTATTGCCCGGTTCTCGCTCCGCTGTGGGACGACCTCAGCATGGGCGACGGCAACGTGCAGACCCTGCTGAGTGGCTCAACTCCCAACCGGGTCTTTACGGTCCAGTACACCAACGCGAGATGGAGTTATTCCGCCAACAACCAGTTTAGCTTTCAGGTTCGCCTCCACGAATCCGGCAAGGTGGACATGAAGTATGGCCCGCGCAACGGGACTCCCAGCTATGCTTATGCTTCCATCGGGATCAACATGGCCCCGGGCGGCAGCGGCTGGTTCTACAGCGTGACTCCGGGAAATCCCGCCACGGCTTCCACGACCACCGAAAACGCGCAGATCTCAGCGTTTCCGGCTTTGAACGTGATCTACGAATTCACGCCCAGCGCACTTTCGAACAACGACCTGGCCGCCCTTTCCATCACCGGCCCTTCAAATCCCCACGTGGGAAGCACTTCCACCTATACGGTTACCGTCCAGAACGCGGGAGTGTATTCCCAGGCCATCTACCAGGTCAAGCTGATCACAGCCGCCAACGTAGAACTGGCCTCGGTTGTGGGTACTCCGATCCAGCCCGGCCAGACCATTGTTTACAACTTGAGCTGGATCCCGGCGAATCCCGGCCTGCTCACCATCCACGGCAAGGTGGTGCTCCCCGGGGATGAGTTTACAGACAACGACCAGACCCCGCCTCTGCCGCTGTGGATCCTTCCGGCGGGCACAGGCACGGTAAGCATCGGTGAGGGAGACCTGCTGGAGCTGATCCCCCTGAACATGTATTACCGGAACAGCCTCTGGGAAGGCATCTTTTACCCTTCCGAGCTGGGTTTTGGCCAGACCTCGGTCATCGGGATCTCGCTGTACAACAATTTTTTAACCAACCTGCCAGCCAAGCCCACCAAGATCTGGCTGGGCGCGGCCACGGTTGCCGACCTCAGCGGTGGCTGGATCCCCTCCACCCAACTCTCCCTGGTTTATGATGGGCCGGTGGATTATCCGAGCGGCGAGAATGTGATCAACATTCCCTTCACCAACCCCTATCCCTATTTCGGCGGCAACCTGGTGATGATGGTAAACCGGCCCATGGACACGGTATATTATTCCTATTACGACCAGTTTTATTGCCAGACGCTGGGTGACAACCGGGCCCTGAATGTATATTCTGATGGAACCGAATTCGACCCGGCCGATCCCCCGGCGTGGACCTTCGACCCGGGAATCCCACTGCCCAAGATCACTTTTTTCTTCAGCAGCGGCAGCCCGGCCGATGATCCGTCCGTTCCGGCCCTTGCCACCAGCCTGCAAGGCAACCATCCCAACCCCTTCAACCCCAGCACCACGATCAGCTTTGGCCTCAAAGAGGCCTCCGTTGTCCGGATCGGGATCTATAACCTGAAAGGCCAGCTCGTGGCCACCCTCCTGGACGGGGAAAAAGCCGCCGGAAACCACAGCCTGGTCTGGAACGGGAATGACGCTTCCGGCCGCCCCGTTTCGAGCGGAGTCTATTTTTGCCGCATGGAGGCCCCAGAGCACAGCTCCACGCGCAAGATGCTGATGCTTAAATAGAAACACAAGAAAGGGTATTCCGTTCGACCCCCTCGTTACTGGTTGATTAATCTGACCCCGGAAGCAATTCCGGGGTTTTTTGCCTCTGGCAGAAACCAGGCCCGGCCTCATCTGATCATGCTGTCCTGGTCGCGCATTCGGCTTACACATCCCGAAGTTTGTTCGGGATGTGTTGGGTGAGATCACCACCGGCACAGGCCATGGGAATAGGTTCTGGCCGCACAAACAGACGTGAGATATACGCGGTTGAGTCCCGGAGGGGCGATACATATCCATGGCGAGGGTTTTGCAGTGTCGCCCCAAAGGGGCTTACCCTTGTTGTTCATCTTCCATTCCTGCAGTTTCGCTGGACTGCAGGCTATCACATGTCGCCCCCAAAGGGGCTGCAGTTGACAAACCCCGCCGCAGGTGGGGTGCAGGAATATAGGCGGCGGATTCAGCCGTCGTATTTCAATACGCAGGCATCAATGTTTCATGGCCCCACCCCTCCCCAAACACAGATGTGATATGTGTTTGGGGAGGGGTGGGGAAAAACATCCAGCCAGGATGCCATTTATCACGGCATTCCGCTGCGCTCCATACCGTGCTAATGCACTGTCGTCCTCCGGACTTGAAATCATCTCCTGAACCCTGATATTGATCCCCAGGCAGGATCGAACGATCCGGAATCCACAGTTCTCAGCACACTTTGCTCCGGACCCACCACTTTGATACATTTTTCCCCGGGGTCTTTACTTTGTTGTAAACAGCATGAGCGAACAAGGGCCAGGAAACTTCACAATGAGCCTATCCTTACGATTTTACTTGACATTATGGAAAAACAAAATTTTAAGGATATAAAACGATAATTGGTGGTATGGCCAGAGCATGATCTCGATATTCATCGACTATAAGCTGACCCGGTTCCAAAACGAGATAAGGTACGCCTTCAGCTTCATCTTCCAGACGCTGGGCTACGGTCACTGCTTCATCTCGGACACCGGCCAGCTCAAGGAAAACGACATTCTCTTCATCTACGGGTACACGGACCCCACGGTGGATGAACTGAAGAGAATCGCCCGCCATTACATCACCATTTTCATCCAAAGCGACCCCGGCCTGTTCGAACCAGGGGCCTACAGCGTGGAAAAGCTCCGCCGTTCGCTGAAGACGATCAAGCTGTTGTCCATGACTCCCGTGATCTCGGCCCGCAAATTCGACTATCCGGCGGAGAACTATTCCGACAGCTCCATCCACGCCGGCAAGATCAATTTTGACCTCGTGGGCAACATCTTTTTCCACCTGGCGGAAATGGAGCCCCGGATCGACAGCACGCGCACTCCCGAAGGCTACTATCCCGAAGAGGCCAGCCAGTTCCATCCCCAGCGCGAGATGCCCTATGTGGACAACCTGCTCTGGCTGGTCGATTCCATGATCAAGGAACACACGCGCGCCAAGGGGGTCTATATCGTCCAAAAGCAGTATTGGCCTGAGGCGCAGCAGGCGGCAGCAACGCTTTCCCACAGCGTGGACAACCTCCAGAAATGGAGCTACGCTTCGCTGATCCTCTCCGTGGCTGTGGACCTGGTGTTACTCGTCACGCTGAACCTGCGCCAGCTGTTTAACAACCTGGCCGGGAAGTTCCGCTTTCTCTTCACCAACATCGAGCTCTACTGGAATTTCGACGAATTCCGGGAACTGGAGCGCGAGGCGGGATTCCGCAGCACCTGGTTCATCGCCCCGGAAAAGAACGACTTCATCAACTACAACCTCGACGATGCCGACCTGCAGGAAGAGATCGGGCAGCTGCAGCGCGATGGGAACGACGTGGCGCTGTTGATGACCGCGGACAAACTGA includes:
- a CDS encoding T9SS type A sorting domain-containing protein, with translation MKRIMLLLLVSMSVCIVLAASGDYVPAQQSRAFAITAKSAGHMDITFTLPSFEIEELAVGEDVFHRIFIPHAGSTLESGLPELPTLSMNLAIPRQGSVQIEALGSSQDVLAQFKAYPVQQGSALESPKSFVIDADFYGSGTSYPSSAIQYSDPMILRDFRIINVQVNPFFWDPLTQELTINQSMDFRVNFTPEPGMNELEGELLSVSPAFAKIYEAMILNFDDYRYIMYSNVPPRYLIIYGTNSDPNFTTALNEYVLWKKQKGADVDLASTAANEAGSSTTTIKNYIQNAYNNPATRPDFVILLGDTSGSYSIPAYTVSSGAGDYPYTHLAGSDILGDCFIGRISAENLSQLQLLFAKIYLYEKDINLATADWLDRMLLVGDNSPSGISTMYISKYIKERALFVNPNYTFTEIYNASPAATQINAAINQGVGFYSYRGYIDYSPPAESALFNGYRLLHAVNITCGTNNYSSGTSEMEQFIRYGTPAAPKGAVTGIGMSTSSTHTGFNNVLHGGIFGGIYQYDMRTMGEALLNGRLYMSQTYGVAAPSSVTSFTHWCNLMGDPTMEVFTGTPNHFNITALGTIPLGLSLLDVNVRDSLNLVVEGASVTLTQSGSIISRGYTDAEGNIILVLPQSMTINACVLTVSKHNFKPLQQTINLDNSGTLVPGIIVIDDDNTGASSGNDDGMVNADETIEFLFGLINTGADPIAGISGYVTTTSPYVTFVDSLVTYATIAGTELGFNTAPVVMQIAPDAPHEVMMRLHLMLTDSQNESYDVSEFVPIHNAKIMYNNSMVTNGGNQVLDPGETAGFTITVSNIAPTGVSDIWGRLYSLNDLVSVTDHTAYFGDLLHNVQVTPSTDMFEIYGRPMLLPGMVIPMQLKLYNDAGFVQWLDFSITVGVVTVGDPLGPDAYGYVIYDDQDTSYEDCPVYDWVGIAPAEGGLGTALAISDSYNSGDEGDQVGAQSLAVVDLPFPFQFYGVIYNQITVCSNGFLAMGVSENAEFRNYRIPGPMGPNPMIAAFWDDLATHAGSGIYTWFDRNNHAFVIEWYNMKSGYNGSSPETFQIILYDQSVHSTSLGDGPIKIQWHTFNNVNASTSNYNHGCYATIGIEDHTGMVGLEYSYGNLYPTAASPLGHQRAIYITNVPIYHYEAHVILGETYIEDENGNGVCEPGETIELGVQLLNIGNLTAENVSATLSTDNPHITMLNNSSEYFPLEGDQFGVNRTPFVFSVAPNCPNGTVVDFNLEITNNDVVWNRSFSLRVDASVLTYHSFMINDADTNFNGIIDPLETVKLVINLNNHADVQARDVFATLSTSSSDVIISDPIIMHTEIAANVIMQFEFELQFVGTAALGDYVPFQFNVSISNGLPMNTNLMIPYNMATIFNDFETNNGNFISEIGWVWGTPTQVTPFSGTKLWATTLSGNYPDFANYTLVTPIFALEAGAVLSFKHRYGFEAGYDGGNISISTNNGDTWTTLTPVGGYPYSSLTGLSGQPGYSGSISNWETVSVNLNNYAGQLIMLRFRMGSDGATNNIGWFIDNFELSNVNQKTGYIHGTVIPASSAPVTDVLVTSDNHFATHPKADGSYRLYLPNGTYSATALLYYHQPASINNIQISPNDPVHLADFTLIYLPEPTEASFDVDNDTGLVTLNWTEPYDPVLPVMTYHVYRKFDSGPFDLVQQTTSTSYSEAIALEGSYKYYVCAVYLNNEGAPSDTLAFLFPFIPSNSEEPTPGLVTRLNNNYPNPFNPSTSISFDLARAGNVKLSVYNVKGQLVRVLANGPLNAGSHRLVWDGRDGKERSVSSGVYFYRLETKDYSSTRKMLMLK
- a CDS encoding T9SS type A sorting domain-containing protein, whose protein sequence is MKRLVLLCALLTAACLSWATIGDFYDFNATTQTYTAITGTQVTSVQGDDQLSEPIDIGFDFTYGLQSFSQIMISSNGWVGLGTNFSSSMLGNQLASTQYCPVLAPLWDDLSMGDGNVQTLLSGSTPNRVFTVQYTNARWSYSANNQFSFQVRLHESGKVDMKYGPRNGTPSYAYASIGINMAPGGSGWFYSVTPGNPATASTTTENAQISAFPALNVIYEFTPSALSNNDLAALSITGPSNPHVGSTSTYTVTVQNAGVYSQAIYQVKLITAANVELASVVGTPIQPGQTIVYNLSWIPANPGLLTIHGKVVLPGDEFTDNDQTPPLPLWILPAGTGTVSIGEGDLLELIPLNMYYRNSLWEGIFYPSELGFGQTSVIGISLYNNFLTNLPAKPTKIWLGAATVADLSGGWIPSTQLSLVYDGPVDYPSGENVINIPFTNPYPYFGGNLVMMVNRPMDTVYYSYYDQFYCQTLGDNRALNVYSDGTEFDPADPPAWTFDPGIPLPKITFFFSSGSPADDPSVPALATSLQGNHPNPFNPSTTISFGLKEASVVRIGIYNLKGQLVATLLDGEKAAGNHSLVWNGNDASGRPVSSGVYFCRMEAPEHSSTRKMLMLK